A genomic segment from Paucidesulfovibrio longus DSM 6739 encodes:
- a CDS encoding 4Fe-4S binding protein has translation MNRLAPVLASLALILLGAHALRLGRPGVSAACLGLLVLAWRSEGGRKGEPGRGASWVRWALLAVLAVGAVVWTQTAADLIRFRLDAGLPWFRLAAIMSGVCLLNLCALAVLLAAPGRRRYSGDAEYGFFRAAIFLLVAALLFVSEIKTPFPILLLERYLPGWGGLEIFALALYAQWVAGRMIAPRAARKIRPRIWGLFSVVFFLQLGLGLLGLDRMLMTGTLHLPVPALIVGGPIFRAGGWFMLILYLSTVLLVGPAWCSHLCYVGAWDDAASRLGPKRPVSGFLDRRFLGLRITFLARAATLVLTVAVALGLRLAGVPGLTAVWAAAAFGLGGVAAMGLLSRRSGSMVHCSAYCPIGLVGNLLGRLLPWRVRMNGQCTRCGVCATACRYGALLPEDIEAGRPGLSCTLCGDCVGVCAHGAMGYRFPGLRADTARLTFLALVVTLHAVFLGVARV, from the coding sequence ATGAATAGGCTGGCGCCTGTCCTGGCCTCTTTGGCTCTGATCCTGCTCGGAGCCCATGCACTGCGCCTGGGACGGCCCGGGGTGTCCGCCGCCTGTCTTGGGCTTCTGGTTCTGGCCTGGAGATCGGAGGGGGGGCGGAAGGGCGAACCGGGACGCGGCGCATCCTGGGTGCGCTGGGCGCTCCTTGCCGTTCTGGCGGTCGGGGCGGTCGTCTGGACCCAGACGGCGGCGGATCTGATTCGGTTCCGGCTGGACGCGGGCCTGCCCTGGTTCCGGCTGGCCGCGATCATGAGCGGAGTCTGCCTTCTGAATTTGTGCGCCTTGGCCGTGTTGCTGGCCGCTCCCGGACGTCGGCGGTATTCGGGCGATGCCGAGTACGGATTTTTCCGCGCCGCGATATTCCTGCTCGTGGCGGCGCTGCTGTTCGTCAGCGAGATCAAGACGCCGTTCCCGATCCTGCTGCTGGAGCGCTATCTGCCGGGATGGGGAGGACTTGAGATCTTCGCGCTGGCGCTTTACGCCCAATGGGTAGCCGGACGCATGATCGCGCCCCGCGCCGCCCGCAAGATTCGCCCCCGCATTTGGGGCCTGTTCAGCGTTGTCTTTTTCCTGCAACTGGGTCTGGGACTGCTCGGACTGGACCGGATGCTCATGACCGGAACCCTGCACCTGCCCGTGCCCGCGCTCATCGTGGGCGGCCCGATTTTCCGGGCGGGCGGCTGGTTCATGCTCATCCTGTATCTTTCCACCGTGCTCCTGGTGGGGCCTGCCTGGTGCAGCCATCTCTGCTACGTGGGCGCGTGGGACGATGCCGCTTCCCGGCTCGGCCCCAAGCGTCCCGTATCCGGATTTCTCGACCGCAGGTTCCTGGGGCTGCGCATCACCTTCCTTGCCCGTGCAGCGACCCTTGTCTTGACGGTGGCTGTCGCGCTGGGATTGCGGTTGGCGGGCGTTCCCGGCCTGACGGCGGTCTGGGCGGCTGCCGCGTTCGGTCTTGGAGGCGTGGCCGCCATGGGGCTGCTCTCGCGCAGGAGCGGAAGCATGGTGCACTGTTCGGCCTATTGTCCCATAGGGCTTGTCGGCAATCTGCTCGGACGGCTGCTGCCCTGGCGGGTGCGCATGAACGGCCAGTGCACGCGCTGCGGCGTCTGCGCCACGGCTTGCCGCTACGGCGCGCTTCTGCCGGAAGACATCGAGGCGGGGCGTCCCGGATTGTCGTGCACGCTCTGCGGCGACTGCGTGGGAGTCTGCGCGCACGGAGCCATGGGATACCGTTTTCCGGGATTGCGTGCGGACACGGCCCGGCTGACGTTTCTCGCGCTCGTGGTCACGCTGCATGCCGTGTTCCTCGGAGTGGCCCGGGTTTGA
- a CDS encoding multiheme c-type cytochrome — translation MRKHCSAACLLAFLAAVLLPAAAGAQQQQNMPKPKEYRIERGMPPQAVACIECHKQDNPGIFSDWAMSRHASANVTCLDCHQAQPGDKDISQEHFKQYERSDTKWGKGEYKIAIAGVVTPKDCSRCHPDEAMQYSKSKHANTMEIIWKIDPWLNNGMNNAVERASGCYVCHGTVLKQDENGKLDPLTWPNVGVGRVNMDGSLGSCTSCHTRHRFSVMEARKPEACGQCHLGPDHPQIEIYMESKHGDIYTAFGDQYNWDAAPGAWTPGVDYRAPTCASCHMSGSGSVMTSHDVTERLSWELQAPLTIRPQDFAAFPAKNDWQKERGKMQDICNQCHSKTWTESHYAKLDQAVENYNEVYFKPAKAMLDKLYETGVLDKSKFFDEELEVQYYELWHHEGRRARMGTAMMAPDYAWWHGFYECKHRYNNFMEVAVEVLKSGKPVHKADPYPGSGGDTTKPVQIFGPKAQ, via the coding sequence ATGAGGAAACACTGTAGTGCGGCATGTCTGCTGGCTTTTCTGGCGGCTGTGCTGCTTCCCGCGGCAGCCGGAGCGCAGCAGCAGCAGAACATGCCCAAGCCCAAGGAATACCGGATCGAGCGCGGCATGCCGCCTCAGGCCGTGGCCTGCATCGAGTGCCACAAGCAGGATAACCCCGGAATCTTCTCGGACTGGGCCATGAGCCGACATGCCTCGGCCAACGTCACCTGTCTGGACTGCCATCAGGCCCAGCCCGGCGACAAGGACATCAGCCAGGAACATTTCAAGCAGTATGAACGTTCGGACACCAAGTGGGGCAAGGGCGAATACAAGATCGCCATCGCGGGCGTGGTCACCCCCAAGGACTGCTCCCGCTGCCACCCGGACGAAGCCATGCAGTACAGCAAGTCCAAGCATGCCAATACCATGGAAATCATCTGGAAGATCGACCCCTGGCTGAACAACGGCATGAACAACGCGGTCGAGCGCGCTTCGGGCTGCTACGTCTGCCACGGCACGGTGCTCAAGCAGGACGAGAACGGCAAGCTCGACCCGCTGACCTGGCCCAACGTGGGCGTGGGCCGCGTGAACATGGACGGCAGCCTGGGCTCCTGCACCAGTTGCCATACGCGCCACCGCTTCTCCGTGATGGAAGCCCGCAAGCCCGAAGCCTGCGGCCAGTGCCACCTCGGCCCGGACCATCCGCAGATCGAAATCTACATGGAATCCAAGCACGGCGACATCTACACCGCGTTCGGCGACCAGTACAACTGGGACGCCGCTCCCGGCGCCTGGACGCCCGGCGTGGACTACCGCGCCCCGACCTGCGCCTCCTGCCACATGTCCGGTTCCGGATCGGTGATGACCTCCCACGACGTCACCGAACGCCTCTCCTGGGAACTTCAGGCCCCGCTGACCATCCGCCCGCAGGACTTCGCAGCCTTCCCGGCCAAGAACGACTGGCAGAAGGAACGGGGCAAGATGCAGGACATCTGCAACCAGTGTCACTCCAAGACCTGGACGGAAAGCCACTACGCCAAGCTGGATCAGGCTGTGGAGAACTACAACGAAGTCTACTTCAAGCCCGCCAAGGCCATGCTCGACAAGCTCTACGAGACCGGAGTGCTGGACAAGAGCAAGTTCTTCGACGAGGAGCTTGAGGTCCAATACTACGAGCTCTGGCACCACGAGGGCCGCCGCGCACGCATGGGCACGGCCATGATGGCCCCGGACTACGCCTGGTGGCACGGCTTCTACGAATGCAAGCACCGCTACAACAACTTCATGGAAGTTGCCGTGGAAGTGCTCAAGTCGGGCAAGCCCGTGCACAAGGCCGACCCGTATCCGGGTTCCGGCGGCGACACGACCAAGCCCGTGCAGATCTTCGGCCCCAAGGCGCAATAG
- the trkA gene encoding Trk system potassium transporter TrkA, protein MRIIIVGAGEVGFHIARRLAVENKEVIVIDKNPAALKRVSETTDVQTFEGSGCSPRVLEEAGVAGGDILLAVTDSDEINIMACVFAGKLAKNITLLARLRDEDYTQYKHLITEGEPRIRRIINPDQEVVDSILRLMSVPGAVEINEFAGGKIRLIGVRLPEGSPVIGKRLMNLRDVTGDVGVVIAALVRDDKLVIPTGEDEIQRRDTVYFACDIKDQDEILERIGIRSEPIKTVFIVGGGNIGFKLAKSLDNKFYHTRLLDADPQRCGFLAEQLNRPIVLQGDARDQDLLREENVGELDLVISVTGDEETNILACLLAKNLGARETITRINNFAYMPLIEPIGIDHLVCPRLSAINSILHFIRRGQVMSTASIKGEDAEALEAIAQENSSVVGKPLKDIKFPKGALILCFQRGDEVVIPRGDTVIQPNDRLVIISTRQNITKVEKALDVTVEFF, encoded by the coding sequence TTGCGCATCATCATCGTCGGAGCCGGGGAAGTCGGTTTTCATATTGCCCGCAGGCTCGCTGTGGAGAACAAGGAAGTCATCGTCATCGACAAGAACCCCGCGGCGTTGAAGCGGGTTTCGGAAACGACGGACGTGCAGACTTTCGAAGGTTCGGGATGCAGCCCGCGCGTGCTGGAAGAGGCGGGCGTGGCTGGCGGGGACATCCTGCTCGCCGTCACGGACTCCGACGAAATCAACATCATGGCCTGCGTTTTCGCGGGCAAGCTCGCCAAGAACATTACGCTGCTGGCTCGGCTGCGCGACGAAGACTACACTCAGTACAAGCACCTGATCACCGAGGGGGAACCGCGAATCCGCCGGATCATCAACCCGGACCAGGAAGTGGTGGATTCCATCCTCCGGCTCATGAGCGTTCCGGGCGCCGTGGAGATCAACGAATTCGCGGGCGGCAAGATTCGGCTCATCGGCGTGCGTCTGCCCGAGGGCAGCCCCGTGATCGGCAAGCGGCTGATGAATCTGCGGGACGTGACGGGCGACGTGGGCGTGGTCATCGCCGCGCTGGTGCGGGACGACAAGCTGGTCATCCCCACGGGCGAGGACGAAATCCAGCGCCGGGACACCGTGTATTTCGCCTGCGACATCAAGGACCAGGACGAGATTCTGGAGCGTATCGGAATCCGGTCCGAGCCCATCAAGACCGTGTTCATCGTGGGCGGCGGCAACATCGGCTTCAAGCTGGCCAAGTCGCTGGACAACAAATTCTATCATACCCGGCTGCTGGACGCGGACCCTCAGCGTTGCGGCTTCCTCGCCGAGCAGCTCAACCGGCCCATCGTGCTCCAGGGCGACGCCCGCGACCAGGATCTGCTGCGCGAGGAGAACGTGGGCGAGCTGGACCTGGTCATCTCCGTGACCGGAGACGAGGAGACCAACATCCTGGCCTGTCTGCTGGCCAAAAATCTCGGCGCGCGCGAAACCATCACGCGCATCAACAATTTCGCGTACATGCCGCTGATCGAGCCCATCGGCATCGACCATCTGGTCTGCCCCCGGCTCTCAGCCATCAATTCCATTCTGCATTTCATCCGGCGCGGACAGGTCATGTCCACCGCGTCCATCAAGGGCGAGGACGCCGAAGCGCTGGAAGCCATCGCCCAGGAGAATTCCTCCGTGGTGGGCAAGCCGCTGAAGGACATCAAGTTCCCCAAGGGCGCGCTGATCCTTTGCTTCCAGCGCGGCGACGAAGTGGTCATCCCTCGCGGCGATACCGTGATCCAGCCCAACGACCGACTGGTGATCATCTCCACCCGGCAGAACATCACCAAGGTGGAAAAGGCCCTGGACGTGACCGTGGAGTTCTTCTAG
- a CDS encoding Crp/Fnr family transcriptional regulator encodes MNEMMDALKAVTLFNGLPPEQIKALAGIALPRVMEKKEEIFQAGDEANGFYVVMEGRVKVYRSAISGKEQIIHVWGPGDALGEVPMFQGSTFPASAQALERTRLLFFRRDAFRSLILKEPDLGMNMIALLAGRLRILVSQVAALSLKEVPQRLAAYLLLLADTQETDTLRLDMAKGQIASYLGTIQETLSRTLKKMAEQEIIQVHGREITLLNMDVLESLAAGLEQL; translated from the coding sequence ATGAACGAAATGATGGATGCGCTCAAGGCGGTAACGCTTTTCAACGGTCTGCCTCCGGAACAGATCAAGGCTCTCGCCGGCATCGCCCTGCCGCGCGTCATGGAAAAAAAAGAAGAGATATTCCAGGCCGGGGACGAGGCCAACGGCTTCTACGTGGTCATGGAAGGCCGGGTCAAAGTCTACCGATCCGCCATATCGGGCAAGGAGCAGATCATCCACGTCTGGGGTCCGGGCGACGCCCTCGGCGAAGTGCCCATGTTTCAGGGCAGCACCTTCCCGGCCAGCGCGCAGGCCCTGGAACGGACCAGGCTGCTCTTCTTCCGGCGCGACGCCTTTCGGTCGCTGATCCTCAAGGAGCCGGACCTGGGCATGAACATGATCGCCCTGCTCGCGGGGCGTCTGCGCATTCTGGTCAGCCAGGTCGCCGCCCTGAGCCTCAAGGAGGTTCCGCAGCGGCTGGCCGCCTATCTCCTGCTCCTGGCCGACACCCAGGAGACGGACACCCTGCGGCTGGACATGGCCAAGGGGCAGATCGCGTCCTATCTCGGCACCATCCAGGAAACCCTGTCGCGCACGCTCAAGAAGATGGCCGAGCAGGAAATCATCCAGGTTCACGGGCGCGAAATCACCTTGCTGAACATGGATGTGCTCGAATCCCTGGCCGCCGGTCTCGAACAGCTCTGA
- a CDS encoding ATP-binding protein translates to MIAKREIVRIDEELCDGCGLCVPNCAEGAIRVVDGKARIVADKYCDGLGACLGHCPKGALTIEVREADEFDEQAVEQLLAAEKAKQAEPAAAHAPRPGGCPSARLMSLSPCDQANVPTGRTGATDAVSALSHWPIQIRLVPADAPFLKGANLLLTADCVAVSLPDYHSTWLPGRKVLMGCPKFDDAEMYIERLAAVFRENELRSVTVLEMEVPCCANMGRITAEAVRRSGRKMSFQRVIVAREGRVLARETVTP, encoded by the coding sequence ATGATCGCCAAGCGAGAAATCGTCAGGATAGATGAAGAACTGTGCGACGGCTGCGGCCTTTGCGTGCCGAACTGCGCCGAAGGAGCCATCCGCGTCGTGGACGGCAAGGCGCGCATCGTCGCGGATAAATATTGCGATGGGCTGGGCGCCTGCCTCGGCCACTGCCCGAAGGGCGCGCTTACCATCGAGGTGCGCGAAGCGGACGAGTTCGACGAGCAGGCCGTGGAGCAATTGCTGGCCGCTGAAAAGGCGAAGCAGGCCGAACCGGCCGCTGCCCATGCGCCGCGTCCGGGAGGCTGCCCTTCGGCCAGGCTGATGTCGCTCAGCCCTTGCGACCAGGCCAACGTCCCCACGGGACGGACCGGCGCAACGGACGCGGTTTCGGCTCTGAGCCACTGGCCCATCCAGATCCGGCTCGTTCCCGCGGATGCGCCGTTCCTCAAGGGCGCGAACCTGCTGCTCACGGCGGATTGCGTGGCCGTGTCCCTGCCGGACTACCATTCCACCTGGCTTCCGGGACGCAAGGTGCTCATGGGCTGCCCCAAGTTCGACGACGCGGAAATGTACATCGAGCGGCTGGCCGCCGTGTTCCGCGAAAACGAGCTTCGGTCCGTGACCGTTCTGGAGATGGAAGTACCCTGCTGCGCCAACATGGGACGAATCACGGCCGAGGCCGTGCGACGCAGCGGCAGAAAGATGTCTTTTCAGCGCGTGATCGTGGCTCGCGAGGGCCGCGTGCTGGCGCGCGAGACCGTGACCCCATAG
- a CDS encoding nitrite/sulfite reductase domain-containing protein produces the protein MNQDNPKGAILQRDKKTYAIVPRTPAGLMTPDHLEAIARVARKYSVPILKITSGQRMALVGIEKEDVDSLWAELSMEVGEATGLCVHYVQACPGTAVCRLGQRDSLGLGLELEKLYVGRELPAKVKMGVSGCPMCCGESWVRDVGFVGRKNGWSVMVGGSSAGRPRIGDLLAEELTREQAVDLAGRFLDYYAEHAPKRHRTALFLEKHGIEAVKAALL, from the coding sequence ATGAACCAGGACAATCCCAAAGGCGCGATTTTGCAGCGCGACAAGAAAACCTACGCCATCGTGCCCCGCACGCCTGCCGGACTGATGACCCCGGACCATCTGGAGGCCATCGCGCGGGTGGCGCGCAAGTATTCCGTACCTATTCTCAAGATCACCTCGGGCCAGCGCATGGCCCTGGTGGGCATCGAGAAGGAGGACGTGGATTCGCTCTGGGCCGAGCTGAGCATGGAGGTGGGCGAGGCCACGGGCCTCTGCGTGCATTATGTCCAGGCTTGTCCGGGCACGGCCGTCTGCCGCCTGGGCCAGCGCGATTCCCTCGGCCTGGGGCTGGAACTGGAAAAGCTCTATGTGGGCAGGGAGCTGCCCGCGAAGGTCAAGATGGGCGTGTCCGGCTGCCCCATGTGCTGCGGGGAATCCTGGGTGCGCGACGTGGGTTTTGTCGGACGCAAGAACGGCTGGAGCGTGATGGTGGGCGGATCTTCCGCCGGGCGGCCGCGCATCGGCGACCTGCTTGCGGAAGAGCTGACGCGGGAGCAGGCCGTGGACTTGGCCGGACGTTTCCTGGACTACTATGCCGAGCACGCTCCCAAACGGCATCGCACCGCGCTCTTTTTGGAGAAGCACGGCATCGAGGCGGTCAAGGCGGCATTGCTTTAA
- the rpsT gene encoding 30S ribosomal protein S20: MANHKSAIKRHRQSLKRRDRNRATKTRIKNVVKAVRQALEQNDKEQAAAALQNAASMLDKASTKKVVHWRNASRRIARLQQAVNKLD, encoded by the coding sequence TTGGCCAACCACAAGTCCGCCATCAAGAGGCATCGCCAGAGCCTGAAGCGCCGCGATCGCAACCGCGCCACCAAGACCCGCATCAAGAACGTGGTCAAGGCCGTGCGCCAGGCCCTCGAACAGAACGACAAGGAGCAGGCTGCCGCCGCTCTGCAGAACGCCGCGTCCATGCTGGACAAGGCTTCCACCAAGAAGGTCGTTCACTGGCGCAATGCTTCCCGTCGCATCGCCCGCCTTCAGCAGGCCGTGAACAAGCTCGACTAG
- a CDS encoding 4Fe-4S binding protein gives MKIVPAYLFDTCRGARSGQCPHLLPVAPEFEPRLEGVICESGWPEFLEESYAGKHHYHHAFRVAVSGCPNGCSRPHIQDIGLIRSMRPVLDPERCSSCGICGQSCPDSAILMRTASEMGLEGAQMLPEIDPGLCLRCGHCVRVCPTGAMRAAEEGWRIVVGGRLGRRPALGRELPGLHSDEEALEVVERALRLYMDNWRRGLRFGVLLDETGLEPLSSGVRI, from the coding sequence ATGAAGATAGTTCCGGCATACCTGTTCGATACCTGCCGGGGAGCGCGTTCCGGCCAGTGCCCCCACCTGCTGCCGGTTGCGCCGGAGTTCGAGCCTCGGCTGGAAGGCGTGATCTGCGAGTCCGGCTGGCCTGAATTCCTGGAGGAAAGCTATGCCGGAAAGCACCATTACCACCATGCCTTCCGGGTCGCCGTGTCCGGTTGCCCGAACGGCTGCTCCCGGCCGCATATCCAGGATATCGGCCTGATCCGTTCCATGCGGCCCGTCCTTGACCCGGAGCGTTGCTCCTCATGCGGGATTTGCGGGCAGTCCTGCCCGGACAGCGCCATCCTCATGCGCACGGCCTCTGAAATGGGCCTGGAAGGGGCGCAGATGCTCCCGGAGATTGATCCGGGACTCTGTCTTCGCTGCGGACACTGCGTGCGCGTCTGCCCCACGGGAGCGATGCGTGCGGCGGAAGAGGGCTGGCGCATCGTGGTGGGCGGACGGCTCGGCAGGCGTCCCGCCCTGGGCCGGGAATTGCCGGGGCTGCATTCCGACGAGGAGGCGCTGGAAGTGGTCGAGCGGGCCTTGCGGCTGTACATGGACAACTGGCGCAGGGGCCTGCGCTTTGGCGTGCTGCTCGATGAAACGGGCCTGGAGCCGCTCTCTTCGGGAGTGCGGATATGA
- a CDS encoding cytochrome c3 family protein: MKRKYLAPILWTAFGLLIAFPVFSMTYYTMVRTSTPEFCASCHEIQPAYQAWRTSTHVNNPQGLVADCMDCHLPAPHDTFNFFFAKTWHGLKDVAMHVATGGDDYVRKEQREGAYRDIKNAQCLKCHRNLLAMPDQRGAMLAHRTVLYPMPGYEKKCTDCHRNLVHVDRPYYGYKQNLPPYRATGLQALVRFDPDEE; the protein is encoded by the coding sequence ATGAAAAGGAAGTATCTCGCGCCGATTCTCTGGACCGCATTCGGTCTGCTGATCGCCTTCCCAGTATTCAGCATGACCTACTACACCATGGTCCGGACCTCGACGCCGGAATTCTGCGCCAGCTGCCATGAGATTCAGCCCGCCTATCAGGCCTGGCGAACGTCAACCCACGTGAACAACCCGCAGGGGCTTGTGGCCGACTGCATGGATTGCCACCTGCCCGCTCCGCACGACACCTTCAATTTCTTCTTCGCCAAGACCTGGCACGGCCTCAAGGACGTGGCCATGCATGTGGCCACGGGCGGAGACGACTACGTGCGCAAGGAGCAGCGCGAGGGGGCCTACCGGGACATCAAGAACGCCCAGTGCCTGAAGTGCCACCGGAACCTGCTCGCCATGCCCGATCAGCGGGGAGCCATGCTCGCGCACCGCACGGTTCTCTATCCCATGCCCGGCTACGAGAAGAAGTGCACGGACTGCCATCGAAACCTCGTGCACGTCGACCGCCCCTATTACGGGTATAAGCAGAATCTGCCGCCCTACCGCGCCACAGGCCTCCAGGCCCTCGTGCGGTTCGATCCCGACGAAGAATGA
- a CDS encoding cupin domain-containing protein codes for MRKIDLHAENGFKDTTFSVFHAHASPYTKVVNFNFEPGQELPVHSHDIEGELVLAVLEGEGEFLAKDGASMPAKAGDVLISDIAEPHGVRAATRMRVLVVIAPPI; via the coding sequence ATGAGAAAGATCGATTTGCACGCGGAAAACGGGTTCAAGGATACGACATTCTCCGTTTTCCATGCCCATGCTTCGCCGTATACCAAGGTGGTGAACTTCAACTTCGAACCCGGTCAGGAATTGCCGGTGCACTCCCACGACATCGAAGGAGAGCTGGTGCTCGCCGTGCTCGAGGGGGAGGGCGAATTCCTGGCCAAGGACGGCGCTTCCATGCCCGCCAAGGCCGGGGATGTGCTCATCTCGGACATCGCCGAACCCCACGGCGTGCGCGCGGCCACGCGGATGCGCGTGCTCGTGGTCATCGCTCCGCCCATCTGA